In Capra hircus breed San Clemente chromosome 5, ASM170441v1, whole genome shotgun sequence, the DNA window atgGTTGGACAGTGGAAAGAGGGGCCGGACCATGGGGAGACTTGAAGCCACACTATAAAGTACTGCATGGGTCTTCAGAAGCCCTCTGTtggagcctccctggtggctcatcagttaatactccatgcttccactgcaggggtgcaggttcaattcctggccaaGGAATTAAGATACCACGTgccaaaaaataaataggtaaataataGTTTAGGAGCAAATATCCATATATTCAATAActcataataaaccataatggaaaagaatatgaaaaataatatatatatacaaagtcAAGTGGTTCAGACatgaaataacacaacattgtaaatcaactatattttcaattttttaaaatgaattttagatAAGTACTACTGTACagtatagggaactctactcaatactctataatggcctatacaggaaaagaatccaaagaaagagaagatgtaggtatctgtataactgattcactttgctacacaCATAaaaccaacattgtaaatcaagtatagcccaataaaatttttttgactaaattaaaattttaaaaattattaattttaacaatgaaactaaaagctccaaacatttttttaatgcaaatatcCAGGAAAAGAACCAAAGAGTAAGTAAATTTGAAGGGGGGATTAGGGGTGGCCTGTGGTCAGATAGCCTGGACCCTGTCCTGCATGCTGTATTATACATCAccacaagagaaaaagaatatgttATACCAATATGAGCTGGAACTGTTAATTGCTCATTCTTCTGTCCTGGGCCCTGGGAAATCCTCAATGGAATGAGACCCAATAAGAGTGCATTCTGATAAGGGTGAGGGGAGCAAGGAGAGACGGAAGTTATACCAAAGGCCTTGGCAATCCCGGAAGAGCTGGTCCAGGTAGAGCCCCCACCTTATAGGCAGCCAAAGCTTGAGGAAGGACCTCCAAGGAGAGGCAGAGTAGGAAAGTCACATTTCCCTGAAGTCATAGAGATGGCAGCCAGTGGACCTTTGAATGTGCATGATCCTTCTAATCCTTTATGGCTCAGCCAACCTTTGATTCCTTTGGAAAGGATGCTCCTTTGGATCTTAAGATCAAAATCAAGATGTGGGAAAGACTCTGGAGATGGCTTTGTagggagtggtggtggtttagtcactaagtcgtgtccagctcttgcaacctcatgaactatatccctccagtcttctctgtccatggaattttccaggtaagaacactggagtgggttgccatttccttttccaggggatcttcttgacccagggatagaacccgagtctcctgcattgcaggcagattctttaccaccgagccacttgAGAAGCTCTTTGTAGGGAGTAGGTCAGAAGAAGAATGATGTGTCCTCATGTGGCTAAAGGAAGGCCTTTTGCAGGCCCCCATCACATCGGCACCTGTGGGGAAGAGGTGGTCTTTCCTAAAGCCACACCCCCTTCAGGATCTCCCTAAGGTCAAGGTGCCTCTAGTGAGcagtaaaatgaaaaacagtTGTTCTCACCAAAGAAATCTCTGTAGACAAGCTGCTGGGAAACTTGAATAGGTGTGTCTTTCTGACCTTCCGGTTCTTTTTATAGGCGCTATAGGAACCCCAGTGGGTGCCTCCATCCTTCCGCCCATTTGGGGAGAGATTAAAGACGCTGAGGTTGTCTCTTTCTTACTCATTGGCAGTTACAACTTCGCAGCCAGTACAGCCTCAGCCTCCAGCGTGGACACAGAGGAGGTAAGTGGGAAGGAAGGGACCATGCCTTCAGCTGTCAGCCTGGGTCACTCAAGCCAGCTGGCTCAGGAATACCCAGAAGGGAGTGGAACTAGGGGTATTCAGCTGCTAGGTACTTGTTTCCAAATGAATATATGTGATTTTCCTAGACAATGCTACTCAAGACAGAGTTTGGTGCTACACTCTCCAAAAAATTAATTGAGGGCAGAGACCACTTTGTAATATTCTTTGACAAATGAACAGTGGATATTTAAGCATAATGTATTGGATTGACTTGAATTAAAAGAAGGAACAGTCATTAAAATGACTGGGAAGAGCCTGTCTCCTTTGAGGAGCACCTCATGTCTTGAATGATCAAATGGTCCATTAATGTTGACAACCCTTGTTCTGGAGCCTGCTATAGCTGGATTCCAGCAATCATACACATGTTGTCACACAGCCCATCTTTATGAAAAAATTCTGCCTTAGGCTTCAAAAAGCCTTGGTAGAAATTACGACATGAAATTCATGAATGATCCAGAGTCCTCAAGTGAAGATGGTTCTCCTTTCCTAGCAGGACAGAGCTAGGAAAGTTTTGAGGGGTGGATAGTTCTGAGCTATGTCATTCAATGTATCCAGGCATCTTCATCTGGGAATCAGAGATATTACAGTGTCCTGTCCAGGACTACCCAAGAGACAAGACATTCTTGTGGGTGAAGGTAAAGTCGTGTTTGTTTCatcttgggtttttttgttttttgttttgcagGGGAACAGAAGATCGTTCTAGTGAGGTACCAAGTCAACATGTATGAGGACTGCAAGGAGTCCACTGGGGACTATTACTTCCTCTGTGACACTGAGGGGGCATGGGGCATTGTTCTGGAGTCCCTGGCAGCAGTTGGCATAGTGGTTACAGTTATGCTGCTCCTGGCGTTTCTCTTCCTCATGAGAAGGGTCCACGACTGCGCCCACTGGAGTGTCCTCCCCACCCAGTTCCTCTTCCTCCTGGGTGTGCTGGGGCTCTTTGGCCTTGCTTTTGCCTTCATCATCCAGCTGAATGAGCAGACTGCCCCCATCCGCTACTTTCTCTTTGGggtcctctttgctctctgcttCTCGTGCCTCTTGGCTCACGCCTCCAACCTGGTGAAGCTGGTCCGGGGTCGAGTCTCCTTCTCTTGGACGACAATTCTGTGCATTGCTATTGGGGTCAGCCTGTTGCAGACCATCATTGCCATTGAGTACGTGACTCTCATCATGACCAGGGGTGGCATGTTTGTGCACATGACACCCTATCAGCTCAACGTGGACTTCGTGGTCCTCCTGGTCTACGTCCTCTTCCTGATGGCCCTCACGTTCTTTGTCTCCAAGACCACCTTCTGTGGCCCTTGTGAGAACTGGAAGCAGCACGGCAGGCTCATCTTTGCCACTGTGCTCGTCTCCATCATCATCTGGGTGGTGTGGATCTCCATGCTCATGAGGGGCAACACACAGCTCCAGCGGCAGCCCCAGTGGGACGACCCCGTCATCTGCATCGCCCTGGTCACCAACGCCTGGGTCTTCCTGCTGCTGTACATTGTCCCGGAGCTGTGCATTCTCTACCGATCATGTCAGCAGGGTTGCCCCCTGCCAGGCAATGCCTGCCCACTCCCGACTTACGAACGCAGCTTCAGAGCAGAGAACCAGGAGCTCTCAAGAGGTACTCTCTGGGGAACTCGGGGAGGCTCTCTTGTGAGCAAAGCAAGAGGGAAAACAGGGCCAGAGGATAAAGCAGGAAAGACAAAAAGGGAATGGTCAGGATCTAGTGTTAGttgcgcagttgtgtctgactctttgcgaccccatggactgtagcccaccaggctcctctgtccgcgggattctccaggcaagaacgctggagtgtgttgccatttcctcctccaggggatcttcctgacacagggattgaacccaggtcttccgcattggaggcagactctttactgattggaccactagggaagacccATGGAGGTGACTAAATAGCTCAAGCCTAGAGAGGCAGAGTCAAGGGTAAACTTTTCTGAAAAATCAGTTCATCCAGAATACAGAGATTCATGAGCAGAGGCCAAGACAGAAATGACTCAGAGGTCTCAAATAAAGAGGGTGTAGCTCTGAGGATTCTTACTGGATAAAGAAAGGCACCCACTATAAAATGAGTTTACCAGCCCCAAATTAGGCTTTGGTTGTGCCCTTGTATGACATAGCATGCTAAGTCCAGATGCTCTGGCCATTAAGAGCAAAAGTCACCCCTGGCAGCAGTGACTGACAGTTTCAAATTTTAAGTCTAAAAACTAACTTCCCCAAACATCATAGTAGACTGATACATACGACTCATCATCTCATTAGAGTCACAGAGCCCAATAACTTCTGGATGTCTGCTTCACAAACCATTCACTTCTTGAGAGCCTTCAAGATTTACAAAGAGTGACAGGAAGTGCCTTTAAGTGCGAATTCTGAGCAGAGGTTCAGATGTGTAATcattaatagaaataaagaacTTGCTTATGTGacattttcataataatttcTGGGTCAGTTTTGAATCCTTATGTAAGACCAAGTCACCTGACTATACATCCTTaaagaataaaatgtattatCCATGATAACAATTGACTTGGACCCCAATAACCTGGGGGAATAAATGGCTAATATCAGTGATCTGGAAATACGTCAAAACTCATTAATTCCTTTCTGAAACATCTGGCCCATTATTCACAACCCAATATCACAGTTTTGCATCCATTTCTGTGTCTTAATAGGCATCTGATTTCTCACAATGTATTTCTAATGTGCAAAGAGGATGTTATTTTACATATTGCATAGGGCACATTATGTTCACCAGGctcaaaaaaattaatagaagctTTCCTGTTAAGTCATACACTTTTTGAGCTGTAATCTATGGCTAATTACACATTCAAATTAATTCCTGTTCAGATAGCTGCATCTAttaattctgttcagttcagttgaccATGAATAGGAAATTGACATTACACATCCTTCCTAAAGGAGTTTCTCATTGCTTTTGATGACGTGAGGTTCATGGCAGAATTGCAGAGTCAGTCTTTCTTGAAATGACTTCTCATAGTTCTCACCAAAAAATAGGATAACACTTCTATGTCTGCTTTGTTTGCTGTCATATGTCTCTAGGAAACAAAATCAGAGAGTGAGTTCTTAGTGTTTCATAATACCCAAAACACACTGGGGCTTGTAACGATCAATTTTCCATACCCCCCAAAGATTAGGCAGGTATTTAAAGTGTTCTAAGAAATGTCCTATGGAAAAACAAGAGCTTTCAAAAGCACAACGTTTCCTTATAACTATCTTTATTACTAGAGCATTGATAGAAAATCCATTTCTGCCAGAGATAGTCACTGTCAATGTAATTTGATATTTTGTGGGAAGAAAATTCGGTGGTGTAGAAAAGAACGTGTAGATTGCTCTCCAAAACTGGGCAGAATAACCAGAAACTTAACCTTAGAGAAGGGAATCAGGATGGAGGTTACCTGGAAAAAAGTACAGATGTCAAAAATTAGAAGAATGATTCAAACTTAGGAAAATGTACAATATGACACCTAGCTTGGAAAAAACATACAAAGAGATGCAAAAGAGATAAGAATCAGAGCAGTACAATGTAATAACAATAATGCAAAAGATTCTAAGTGTTGCTGTAGGTCAAGAGCTGGCAGTGGGAAAGCAGCTCACAGCTGTGTTTGTTTGTGTCTGCTCAAGAAACAATCGCAGTGCTGTGCGGACAGATGTGTGGTCAGCAAGAACAGTCAGGCCTTTGTTCTCAGCAAGATAAGATAAGGGATCCACTGAGGAGAAGTGTGGGGATCTGGAGAGGTTTGGTGGAAAACCTCAAAAATGATGAAGGGGTTATATCATTAGACCTACATGGGAAGGTTAAGAAGATGAAAGTGAGATGGTAGTTCTTAAGCTTTAGCTGGCTTTCTCACCGACATTCAGGTTCTCTCTAAATTCTGTACCCAAACACATTTTGTTCCAGTCTGTGACTCTTCTGATTTATAGCTGTGATTGCAGTCACATAATTATTTGATTTACCACTGGGTTCTGAGACCAGAATTAATCAGTTAAAAGAAGAGTAAAGACAAGAGGGGATTAGCAAGGAATTTCACACATATGACAACTTCTCCCCAAGAGGCTGTTGTCCTGTTTTCTGTCTCCAGCGAAAGATGAAGGGTAGAAATAGACCCAAATGGAAGCGCGAAGCATTCAGATTAAATGCAAAGAGTTGGTACACTGAAATAAATCAGCAAAGGGGATTAAGGATTTCATTTCCCTGGAAGTCTTTCAAAACATTAGTCTTTAAAGATTCTCTCTAAAGTGATGTATGGATTTAgttcaaagatataaaaacatctagatgaagaataaaaatccagTCAGGCATATTCCTACAAAACACCAAGCAAATGGGTATAAAAAGTCTGTACCCTGAGATATAAACATGTTCCTGAAAAACTGCATatcaactgaatttttaaaatcaattgctCTTTTAACTGAGAATTTTTAGTTTGATATCATTTGCAAAGATCCTAAACCTAGACTATcagggggacttcctggtggtccagtggttaagactccatgcttccacagcagggagctggggttcgatccctggtcagggaactaagatcccacatgcctcgggatgtggcaaaaaaagcaataaaaatctaGAATATCAGCCATGAACCTTTTTTTATGAAAGGAAAGCTCCTGTTCTAGTAGTGCCTACTTTATCTGTTTTAGATTGCTTAGAATATTGTTTTATCAAGTTCGCTAAAACCAAGACCCATGTGCATTTTAAAGAATCACCTTATTGTGGGCATTTTTTCTATCTCTTGTTTAAACATCTACAGGCAAATCTAGTATGATTTTTTGGAAGGTATTAAGACAGAAACGAGGCTATGCAATGTGAAAAATGAGTCAATGAATAGCAAATGatggaaaacaggagaaaaacgTTCTTGCCAACACAAGCccttcagattattttccttacCGCAAATACCAGCTTTTGCTCAGCATAGAAAGTGATGAGGCTTCAGCCCCTTCAATTACTAAGCACAGAGGTACTTCTGCGTACACAACTGTGATCTGTATGCAACCTTCCTCCGAAGCTTTAACAATGCTCTTTTTTAAATCacgaattgaaaaaaaaaaaaatgtagcctcagtggagaatttatttttaaaggaaggagCCTCTTTGCAAGCCACTGAGCCCCACCCTCCTCAGGTGCTGTTTCCAGGTGAACCTCTG includes these proteins:
- the GPRC5D gene encoding G-protein coupled receptor family C group 5 member D isoform X1 produces the protein MYEDCKESTGDYYFLCDTEGAWGIVLESLAAVGIVVTVMLLLAFLFLMRRVHDCAHWSVLPTQFLFLLGVLGLFGLAFAFIIQLNEQTAPIRYFLFGVLFALCFSCLLAHASNLVKLVRGRVSFSWTTILCIAIGVSLLQTIIAIEYVTLIMTRGGMFVHMTPYQLNVDFVVLLVYVLFLMALTFFVSKTTFCGPCENWKQHGRLIFATVLVSIIIWVVWISMLMRGNTQLQRQPQWDDPVICIALVTNAWVFLLLYIVPELCILYRSCQQGCPLPGNACPLPTYERSFRAENQELSRARDSDGTEEDVALTAYGSPHSAADC
- the GPRC5D gene encoding G-protein coupled receptor family C group 5 member D (The RefSeq protein has 2 substitutions compared to this genomic sequence); this translates as MYEDCKESTGDYYFLCDTEGAWGIVLESLAAVGIVVTVMLLLAFLFLMRRVHDCAHWSVLPTQFLFLLGVLGLFGLAFASIIQLNEQTAPIRYFLFGVLFALCFSCLLAHASNLVKLVRGRVSFSWTTILCIAIGVSLLQTNIAIEYVTLIMTRGGMFVHMTPYQLNVDFVVLLVYVLFLMALTFFVSKTTFCGPCENWKQHGRLIFATVLVSIIIWVVWISMLMRGNTQLQRQPQWDDPVICIALVTNAWVFLLLYIVPELCILYRSCQQGCPLPGNACPLPTYERSFRAENQELSRDC